The region tcccctattctctcttcctgtcccctcacctctttcattttatttctccattctgcctgctatcctttatttccgctgccccagctcaggtgcttcagtatcgatggcagatgccggggctagcaaaaatcttttccttctttttattattgttttaataaaaaccactgaCTACTGCTTTCCGGTTACGAAGATGTTGATAGGCATATGATGTGCTAATTCTGTAGCGTTGTGAAATTTTAGGTTCTGTGTTCAATGAAGCTGCTGTAGGGGGCGGGGACCATAGCAGGGCTTTTTGTCCCTGCCTCTCACATCACTGGTGTGAAATAAACCTGACTGATTGATTGTTTAACTGATTAAAATAGACGCActcagggacagtaatgctttcgcatttcctcacggaaacagtcttaagtgtctctgccgtacttttttaaatatttagctGCACCAAACAAGCCAGATGCATTAAAGTTACTGAGCTCATAATTTCGattcgtgattagcttcttgcaTAGATAACAAGAAAATCTTTTAACAACGGTCTACGTTTTGTCAGAGAGGAACTCTattcggtggtcctgaatgtaggcggagcttgagtgcagacttgagttgtatccggctataggTAGAGGAGAATTACCTCACTGTTTCAACTCGGTAGATTGCAATGTTTAGCcactgttttgaaaaaaaaaaatcattttcctTGTGTTCAACGCATACTTAAAGAGAGGCGGATGCCTGGGATTGCGCGCTCCTAAGAAAAAGTTTGGAGaattggtttcgtttggtttatgtaGAGTTAAACTTCTCTGCCCTCCTCccgatgggaacggcggttagcagtacgaagagcacttcaggtcttcgtccggcgacacgttgccggttggggcagcaattccaacttatcaaagcaaaacttatttattaaagacgggacctaaatacaaggcagtgatgacaaggctGTTTAAAGAAGGCTGataaaaaggctgttaaaaacggccgagcttgagactcgacGCGCTCGTGCTAAGTCATTCtttgcagcgggttttaaccccttcgataattgggccgagcttgagtaatctagctctcgcccaattttaaccaaccgcagtgcagtggcaccgtatgtgcaagtgggcggagcccagggctcgccggtccgagcccagtgaacctcgctcctcctggaacgtgctgggcgcgtgactctgcgtacgcagctcgctgcatgcgcattcgatccaccgattgccacgcgtCGGAACATAACGGGttagtgccgcagctcaccctaagcgcgggcgtcacgcctcggcgtacattcctcgattccccccccccccccccctcatcggccctgtgggcttccacttaacatgtgggtttaacgtcccaaagcaacccaggctatgagggacgccgtagtgaagggctccggaaatttcgaccaactggggttcttcaacgtgcactgacaccacgcACTAAGTAACTACTAACCAAGTACTTGTCACGGAGACCATTTTCTTAGTAACTGGAGGCAGCTAATGCCTAAAGAAGCTTGTGAAGAGCACTGCAGTCACGAACAAAAAGGTTTAGTGTTTACTATAAAAAAGGTAGAAACCATTTCCGCATATGCTGTTAAGTTTCAAAACTGTGTGTTGGCTTGGCTTGATAAATTTGTGTACAcactggaaaaataaaaaagcgttACGTATGTTCAATACGACCAGTGCCCGACACCAGTGAGAGCAACCAGGGTGTGCTGGTCGTAAATCACACACGTTGGCTTGCACATACTGGGTGATACGTGTGCAAATCCAGCGAGGTGACGTCATCAAACTACGCTGCTGGGCACACACAAAGATGCGTAAGGCAAAAAAAGCACATATCAGAAAGAGTTGCACAAATGGGACACGCCCGCTGCGCGTTTCACGGGCAAATCATTCTCCGTATTTTATACTTCGTAAAAATGGACATGAGTTAAGAGCTAGTGGCTCTTGCTCGTTGTGCTAAGATGCCAGCCTTAATTATGAAGTTTCGACTGTAGAACCAGGTTAGTCTACTTAACCCCACGACGCTGCAGAAATGTTTGTTTACGAAATGTTTTTATTCACAAAACAGTCTGTGCCAGTTAGCTTCTACGACTTTATCTTAGGGTTGAAGGAACGGTTACTAACCAGATACTAACTAGCGACCATAGGCGGTAAAAAGGTAGGAAAGGCCGAGTTTTACTACCTTGAATAGGGTAGAAATATTCAGCAAAATAGTAGCAAAATGCCGGAAGATTTAGTAACTGCTGTACTGCCTTTTTACTACCTTTTTTTAGTGAGTTGTTAATGAAGAATTTGATAATTGCGTAAGCAATGACGGGTTTCTGTCACTTTCACTACCTAACGAACTTTTCTTGCTTTACAACCATCCCAGCAACTTGGCCGTCGCTCACAACCTATCGAGGAACAAACCATCTTCACGGGAAACTGAGCCTCTATGTTGGAAGCAAACTTGACTGGGACATTGAGGAAAGTCACGACTCAAGCCGCGAGCACCTCCAGACATGTGTGTTTGCGACCTCAAACGAAGCCAAACACTGAGAAGGAGACGGCGTGTTTGCCCCGCCGACCAACACTCGAGGAGGTATATAAAAGCCGCTTCCGCGTCTATCGATATCTCCAGGCCGGCGCGCATAAGCGTTCAGCGGGCTGGTTGGTATTCGCGCGGAGACGAAAGGCAAGCGAACAAATGGGTGAGTGTGGCACAATGTTCTTTCTGAACGCTGAGAACATCGGAACCGATTTTCGCTCGCAGAAGAACGTGAAGTGACAGTGCCCTGCGTCTGGAGCCAGGAATATAAGGTCTACCGCTCCCGAAAAAGCCATAGAATTTGAATTCGTATTAAGCTAGGGCATACCAAATGAAATTTGGTTGGCAAACGTAAAAGTAACAGAGAAAGGATTTCATTCTAACTTTACATCTCGGTAGCGACATGCACCAAGAAATTATATGTAGCAGTTAAGAGTGTGGTGtgtgaatattcgaaaatttagGATAGCGATGCAGATATTCTCCTTTTAAATTCGTCCAACGAATCCGTTCATGCTCAAATTTATCTTAAATGAATCGAATCTGTCCTCATGTTTTCGAATACTGTTCGAATAATTGGCACGAGGTTCGAATAAGCACCGCCGAATTTTTTTTCGACGACTGTACCACAAAACAGGTCCCCACACCATCATCGCGTACCATGATGCCGTCAGCGATATGTTCTGGATGGAGAATTCGGTATCGCAGCTCGATCCATTCGTGTGGAAGCGTTCATAACGTTCATGCAAAGCCTTGGAGACTGGCCGGCGACGCAGTAGAGCTCAGGCATGCAGGTTCAGCAAGCCCTGCCTTGACGCCTGATCTCGTAGGTCATTCATTACCTATGCAAAAACTCTCGCCAGACTCATGCGCCCAGATGTGGCTCTAGTTTAGCCGTTCTTGTCGTCAGTAACAGAAAGTAATTTTCCTATACATAATAACTCGATGGACATAGAGTTCATATTATACTGACTTCTTGTTTCGAAGGTCAACGTGTTGCGTCTTTTAACAGCTGCAGCTCTAACGCCATAACAACGCTAGCGCTTCGTTACATCGCACAATTACTCGTTTTTGTacgaatattcgctacttgtgcgaatattcgtaaaAATGTTCGATTCGCTTTTCAGCCATACTGTTCGTATCCGATTTGGTAGCAAAGCTGCATAATCGATATACGAGTAGTATTCGTATATCCCTAATAAAGAGACAACTTCCCCTGGATTCTTGTCTGTTGGCGTTGTCGATGTAGTTCGAATTCGGCCGATGTGTTCCGAGCACTGCGCACAGCGAACATGGCTGTCTGACAGCTGTCGCCACAAGGCCGCTCCTGGCGAGGCTTATAAGCAAGACGCGAGAAGAGAGCTTCGGTCGGTGCGTGCAAGCAGCTTGAATACGCTGGGATGTTAGCACGAAAGCTTTCCTGTAGCTGCTTCACAGGGTTAATACCTCGTTTGTAACAGTCAGACAAGACTGCAAAACACTGTCGCTTCTTACATATTGGCCATAACTGCgcgagccacagcggtggctcagtggttatggtgctcggttgctgactcgaaagacgtgggtttgatcctggccgtagcggttgcatttcgatggaggcgaaattttagaggcccgtatactgtgcgatatcagtgcaggttaaagaacccaacgtagtcgaaattttccggattcctccactacggcgtcccttcgctttgggatattaaactCCATAAATAGAAAACAACTGCACGCATTCCGCGGTACGGTGACTAAAACTTACGTCTGAAAAGCCCAAGGCGCCTGCTCCCCTTAGCGCAAATTGAAATCGTCTGGCAGACTGAAAAGCGGCTCATTGGTCAGTGCTTAATGCATTTCTACCCACCAAAGCAACATTACAGTCTATGAGGCACGTCGCGATCAGACATGTGCGATGGCCGGTAGCTGGTAAAGGGTTGGCAGATAGCAGGTAGCCGGTTTCTCTTAGCCTGACATGCACGGGCATAGGTCGGCtcgtgcttggctgctgaccatGCCAGCTGGCAGTGGTCGAGAGCCTTCGATTGCAGCCTTGTAGACACTGATTAAAACGACTGCCGGCTCTTTTTCCTGCATGTTGAAACCCGAGGTACATCCAAACTTATTTCAAGGTAGGCGGCCCGCTCTAACTTAGGAATTGCTTCAAAGAGGCGCACTGCAGCGGGTTTAAGGCTTTCTGCATTCTGACGCTTTATTACAGAAAGTCAAATGCAATTACTGCCGCGCTAATATATGAAAGAGAACGTTAAATCATCTCAAGGAATATAATATGCATATATGGGAGCTTTTATAAAACTAATTGAATGAGAATGCCCGAGAAGTAATATTTACAACTTTGAGTTTAGCACAGAAACATACCTTTTGTGTTTATCGTGTTGCGCAAATAAGACGGCTTGAAAGCCGCCTGACCACCTTCTGGTCGAAAATATCGTATACGCCGGCGAACGCCAGACATCATCTCTGGAACGCACAGCCAGATAATTTTCTTGCAACGGCTCATTAGCAGCAAAGTTACAGTCGTTCTGTAACTTTCTGTCGAGAATCTTCTGTCGAGGACCTTCTATCGAGAACCTGTCCCGTCAAGAACCATTCGCAAGCAAATTTGCTTTCCTCTCGCCTGAGTTTTTGAGGGAGTCGCGGAGTTACGCCAGATGCCTACGTCATGGCCTCGTCATATGATTACGCCATGTTACGTCATATGGATGCTGCTGGTTGGAAGGCCGAAAAGACATGTAACTGTGTTCGCACCGATGCACGTTACATCTATGTGAATTGTCAAGGTAATAGCATTACCATGAAGAACACTCGATTGGTTAGGCTAAAGTGCGTCGTTCCTCGCGAAATATGCATTTTTTAAACACACTTGTTTAGACCGAACAGAGTTCTTTTGCCTTGTTGTACGCTCTGCCACTGACTGCGCTTGGCGTTCGCAAGCACGGCAAGACTGATTGAAAGGTGTCCATCTCGCGTGCAGGCGCCCCCTCGGCTGTGCACTCGGCCGACGGTGAAGAGTGCGGTGTCTTCGGCTTCGTGCCAGTGTCGTGGTACGAGCGGCTGCTCATCTGGCTTCTCAGCCTGGGGCCCGTACCGCGCACCATCGGCATCATCCCCGACGGAAACCGGCGCTTCGCCCGGAAGCACGGCGTCTCCGTGGACGACGGTCACCTCGCCGGCTCGCAGGTCCTCAGcagggtgagagagagagagagaattccGAGTGCATACCGCAGTCTCCTGGatcttttattttttgccttcTCTGAAGAAAATGCAAAGTCAAGCGTCCTTCCTTACCTGACGCCCTACTCTTTTATCTCAGCCCTTTTAACtagctagccgccgcggtggctcacagGATATGGTCCCGCTTCGGTCGCGTTTCGATGCGGGCGAAATGCTGGATACCCGtgtactggtttggtttggtttatgggggtttaacgtcccaaagcgactcaggctatgagagacgccatagtgaagggctccggaaatttcgaccacctggggttctttagcgtgcagtgacaacgcacaatacacgggcctctagaatttcgccttcatcgaaactcggccgccgcggccgggatcgaacccgcgtctttcgggccagcagccgagcgccataaccactcggccaccgcggcggcggagacccgtgtactgtacggTGTCAGTGCAGGTTGCTTAATTAGTGGCCCTGGCCCTGATAGTATGTTCTTGCCTGGCTGGCCGCGTTTCGGCGGTTTTGGGAGACGTTCTCTCCCTCCTTGGTGACGGTCggcggctgcccccccccccctcccttctctCTACGCGCGGCTGCcgatagcggctgacgataagcTTACGCATACGGTTGCCTTGGAAGCGGTGTTGCCTCATGTTCTTTGACCCGtactactcggtttaactacgttaaaaccccgccattttttttcccgcCCTCGGGCTCTCAAAACCATGCACTGTCGCGTACAGACCATCTTTAGAATCGTGGTGGCCAAAAATGATGTGTGAAACTTGAGAATATGCTAAATAACGAATGCTTTTTTTACCGGAGCCACCAAGATTTCATTGACGTGCAGGCGTTTCTAGATTTCGAGGCACATATGTGATCTGAGCCGCCTGACTCATTTGCGTTTCCACTTGGTTGAAGCAATAACTGCGCGGCAGTGATAGAATCTCAACTTGATCCTTCCGTTCTGTAGATCGGCTGCTCTCGTCTGGCAACTAGCATTTTTGGGTCCGATGCAAAAGACAGTAGTATTTCTTCAGCAACCAATATTAGATAAATCTGTGTTGTTTTCCTCTGCACACGTTTATGATACGCTCGAGCATATGGTAATCATAACTGTCCCCTTTTTTGGAGAGTGGTCTGCTCTTCCTGTTTCCTCTCGATCTGCGCCGCAGGTCGGCACCTGGTGCTCCCTGGTGGGCGTCAAGGAGTCGGTCATTTACGTCTTCAGCGCCGATAACTTCACGCGTCCCCAGAGTGAGCAGAACGGCATCTTCAGCGAGATCTGCCGACGCTGCCGACATGTCTTGGACAACGTGTAAGCTGCCCGTCTGTATACTGATGAAATAACGTGCTCAACGGAAATGCAAGGGTTAAGGAAATGCAGAtgtaagcacatgctttcattcACTTCAGATGCTTAGACATGCTACAAGCTGGCTGACACCTTTTCAGGGACGACTTCAGGAAGACCGGGCGTCGCATCCGGTGCGCTGGCGACCTGGAGAGGCTTCCCAATGACCTGCAGCGTTGCCTGGCAAGAGTTGACCTTGCCACTGTGAATAACGCAGGGTGAGTGGCCCTTGCCAACGCACAGCTTTGTGGTTAGCTGGAAAACTGTAACAATTATCTCAATTCTCCCGCAGTGTTTGTAGCAGAGGATAAAAGCATGGAGCATGAATGCTGACACAGCCCGTGCTCTGCACAGTAAGATGATGGTGTGCTTTAATACCTGTGATGTGCCATTGTTTATTTATAGATATGAAAGCTCCGGAATACTGGGCATCTGCCGGTGTTCACAACTATTTTTTAGGA is a window of Amblyomma americanum isolate KBUSLIRL-KWMA chromosome 4, ASM5285725v1, whole genome shotgun sequence DNA encoding:
- the LOC144129134 gene encoding dehydrodolichyl diphosphate synthase complex subunit DHDDS-like, with translation MLEANLTGTLRKVTTQAASTSRHVCLRPQTKPNTEKETACLPRRPTLEEVYKSRFRVYRYLQAGAHKRSAGWLVFARRRKASEQMGAPSAVHSADGEECGVFGFVPVSWYERLLIWLLSLGPVPRTIGIIPDGNRRFARKHGVSVDDGHLAGSQVLSRVGTWCSLVGVKESVIYVFSADNFTRPQSEQNGIFSEICRRCRHVLDNVDDFRKTGRRIRCAGDLERLPNDLQRCLARVDLATVNNAGTSTVACVAYSSRRQVARMARRLAQAVKEGNLRSDDITAELVDGYASLEDGDGVEMLLRTSGETRLSDFLLWQSSHACLHFEPKTLPEITFGDYLWALVGFQVRYWQLAAARSRGRLSLASKDTPVERSFRQLSFLKSVEAERTAHLQRLAHL